The stretch of DNA CCGCCAGCACCCAGTAGGCCACCCTTGAGGGTCTTGCTCATGGGCTTCTTGGTAGTAGTGGTAGTTTGAGCCTGAGCGAAGTTGCTGCCCAACAACAGCAGAGCCAGCAACAGAGTGAAATAGGAACGAAGGGTTTTCATGAAAAAGGGGTTGAGTGTATTGGTGTGATGAGGCTCGGTTATGAAGCGCTACACTGGCGCGGCGCAAATATCAGCTAAAACTGCTACTGTGCTAAAGGGCATTTTACAACCACCTTGCCAAAAACGCCAAAACCGTAGAAAAATTATCCGGCGGCCTATTTACCTCTCTTTTCTCTGGCTCCGTCTTGGCTTAAGCTCAGCAGTATGACACTCCGCATGTAGAGCTATTCTCTCCACTTACCAACCCACTGGTTTCTCCACAACTATTTCATTTTGCAGCCGGCAGTAACTACTCCCAACGTGGCTCATGCAGCCCCGTACCTCTGGCACCGCAGTGTTTTCGCGGAGTTATTTGCCATTAGAAGTAAGCCGGTGCACTGCCCCTGAAAACACCAAGGGCCACCGTTGTCGGTGGCCCTTGGTTACTAGTACAGCAAGCGAGAATTAGAGGCGGCCTTCTTCGGCAGCTTTCTTCATTTTCTCGTTGGCGTAGATGGCAATTTCTACCCGGCGGTTAGCTTGCTTGCCCTCAGCAGTAGAGTTATCAGCAATTGGCTGGGTAGAGCCATAACCACGCGTAGTGATACGAGCCGCATCAACGCCCTGTGAGGTGGTGTAGTTAGCTACGGCCTGAGCCCGGCGCTCAGAGAGGGGCTGGTTGATGGCATCAGAGCCAGTGTTGTCGGTGTGGCCTTCTACCAGTACGTTGGTATCGGGGTACTTCTTCAGCACGTCGGCCATTTTCTGGATTTCCGTCATCGAAGCCGGACGCAGATCCGACTTGTTGGTGTCGAACAGGATGCCCGAGTCAAAGGTAATTTTAATGCCTTCGCCTACGCGCTCAACCTTGGCGTTCTGCATGTCTTTCTGCAGCTCCTCGGCCTGCTTGTCCATGCGGCGGCCAATGAGGGCACCGCCGGCACCACCTACTGTAGCCCCAATGATAGCACCAGCCGCGGTACCACTCTTGCCGCCAATTACACGGCCTAATACTGCGCCGGCTACGGCACCACCACCGGCGCCCAACAGGCCACCTTTAGCCGTTTTGCTCATGCCGGTTTTGCGGGGACCCGTACCGTTGGTGTCAGCTTCTGGAATATTAGGATTTCTGGTGGTAGCACACGAGCTCATGAAAAGCACCAGCGCCATCAGCAACGACAGAATGGAATTACGAGATTTCATCGGATTGGAATTTGGTAAAGAGAAAAGAGAGGTGCGGTTGCGTTGATTCTTTACTTGAGTTAAATGGAAAAAGTTGGACAAATATAGTTTGGTCTATATTACCAAGCCGAGGCTTTACTTTTCCAGCTACAACAAGAAAGGCTTTCTGCCGGGGCATTTGGCCCAGCAGAAAGCCTTTTCCAAAAAGCTTGCCGAAAGTTAATTTCTGCGCTCTTTACGCAGTAGTAGAGGCCTTAGTATCCTTCTTAACAGGCACTTCAGTTTTTTGCAGCATCGTCAGCAGATTGGTGAGCTTCTGCTTGAGCTCCTTCCGGTCTACAATGAAATCGAGGAAACCGTGCTCCTGCACAAACTCGGCGCTCTGGAAGCCCTTCGGCAAATCTTTGCCAATGGTTTCCTTGATAACGCGCGGCCCCGCAAAGCCAATCAGGGCACCAGGCTCAGCAATGTTGAAGTCGCCGAGCATAGCGAAGGAGGCAGTTACGCCGCCCGTGGTAGGGTCAGTGAGCAGTGAGATATAGGGAATACCTGCTTCCGAAAGCAATGCCAGCTTAGCCGAGGTTTTGGCCATTTGCATCAGGGAATAGCCCGCTTCCATCATGCGGGCACCACCGGAGCGCGAAATCATCAGGAAGGGCAGGCGGTTTTGGCGGGCGTAGTCAATGGCGCGGGCAATCTTCTCCCCTACCACTGAGCCCATAGAGCCCCCAATAAACTTGAAGTCCATGGCGGCTACTACTAGGCCTAGGCCATTAAGCTGGCCGTGGGCTGAGCGCACGGCGTCTTTCAGGCCCGTGGCCTTCTCCGTGGCCGCTACACGCTTCGGGTACTCTTTGGTATCCACGAAGTGCAAGGGGTCAGCGGAGTGCATATCGGCATCCAGCTCGGTGTAGGCCTGGTTGTCGAACAGAAAGTCGAAGTAATCGGCCGCGTCAATGCGGTCGTGGTGGTTGCACTTGGCGCAAGTGGACAGCAAACGCTTGTGCTCAGCCATTGTAGCCACGGTTTTGCACTCGGGGCACTTATACCACAGGCCGTCGGGCGTCTCTTTCTTCTGCTCCGTCGGGGTGACGATGCCTTTCTCTACGCGCTTAAACCAAGACATATATTCTTCTTAAATGAGACGTGAGGGGGAAGAAAAGCCCGGGACGTAGCGCGCCCTGGGCAGCTACTCTCAGGCTTTTTCTAAGGTGCAAGTTACGGCAGATTCCAGCAGTGGTGAAATAGTTAGCGGGGAAATGGTAGAGAGTGTTACCGGTTATGCAGGCTACACGGGTGCAAACGTTCCTGCATCACCCCCATTTCCGGTATCCTCCGCGTTTCTCGGGCTTGCCGGGGCAGTCTGATTGTAACATGCCGCCAGAGTACGCTACCTTGCCACGGGGAAAGTAGGCGAAGTGGCCTAGCTTGCTCAATTTCGGACTGAAACGTGTCTTTCTGTGAAAAAACTATCTTCTTTGGCTGTTTGGGCCCTGCTGGCTGCTACTGCCCTACCCGGCTGCGTAGCCTCCAAAAAATACGATGACCTGAAGGCCCGCCAAGCTGCCACTGAGCAGTCTCGCGCTGATATTGAACGCCAGCAGCGCCAGGCAGTGGCCGAGTTGAAAAAAACCACCGATGAGCTGGCCGAATTGCGCCTACAAACCCGCCGCTTGATTGACGACTCCACGGAAACGGGCCGCAACCTGCGTCGCACGCGCCAGCTGAATACGCAGCTCACCGATAGCTACGACAAGCTGCTGAAGAACTCTGACCGTACCATTGCTGACAAGAATGCCGATTACAACAAGGTAGCCAAAGATCTGGCCCGCCGGGAGGCTGAACTGGGCGAACTGGATGTGAACCTGAA from Hymenobacter taeanensis encodes:
- a CDS encoding OmpA family protein produces the protein MKSRNSILSLLMALVLFMSSCATTRNPNIPEADTNGTGPRKTGMSKTAKGGLLGAGGGAVAGAVLGRVIGGKSGTAAGAIIGATVGGAGGALIGRRMDKQAEELQKDMQNAKVERVGEGIKITFDSGILFDTNKSDLRPASMTEIQKMADVLKKYPDTNVLVEGHTDNTGSDAINQPLSERRAQAVANYTTSQGVDAARITTRGYGSTQPIADNSTAEGKQANRRVEIAIYANEKMKKAAEEGRL
- the accD gene encoding acetyl-CoA carboxylase, carboxyltransferase subunit beta; the encoded protein is MSWFKRVEKGIVTPTEQKKETPDGLWYKCPECKTVATMAEHKRLLSTCAKCNHHDRIDAADYFDFLFDNQAYTELDADMHSADPLHFVDTKEYPKRVAATEKATGLKDAVRSAHGQLNGLGLVVAAMDFKFIGGSMGSVVGEKIARAIDYARQNRLPFLMISRSGGARMMEAGYSLMQMAKTSAKLALLSEAGIPYISLLTDPTTGGVTASFAMLGDFNIAEPGALIGFAGPRVIKETIGKDLPKGFQSAEFVQEHGFLDFIVDRKELKQKLTNLLTMLQKTEVPVKKDTKASTTA